In Oryza brachyantha chromosome 1, ObraRS2, whole genome shotgun sequence, the following are encoded in one genomic region:
- the LOC102716651 gene encoding fructokinase-1 — translation MAGRSELVVSFGEMLIDFVPTVAGVSLAEAPAFVKAPGGAPANVAIAVARLGGGAAFVGKLGDDEFGRMLAAILRDNGVDDGGVVFDAGARTALAFVTLRADGEREFMFYRNPSADMLLTHAELNAELIKRAAVFHYGSISLIAEPCRSAHLRAMEIAKEAGALLSYDPNLREALWPSREEARTQILSIWDQADIVKVSEVELEFLTGIDSVEDDVVMKLWRPTMKLLLVTLGDQGCKYYARDFRGAVPSYKVQQVDTTGAGDAFVGALLRKIVQDPSSLQDQKRLEAAIKFANACGAITTTKKGAIPSLPSEVEVLQLMESA, via the exons ATGGCGGGGCGGAGCGAGCTGGTGGTGAGCTTCGGGGAGATGCTGATAGACTTCGTGCCGACGGTGGCCGGGGTGTCGCtggcggaggcgccggcgtTCGTCAAGGCGCCCGGGGGCGCGCCCGCCAACGTCGCCAtcgcggtggcgcggctcggcggcggggccgcgTTCGTGGGGAAGCTGGGCGACGACGAGTTCGGCCGGATGCTCGCGGCCATCCTCCGCGACAacggcgtcgacgacggcggcgtcgtgtTCGACGCCGGGGCGCGCACGGCGCTCGCCTTCGTCACGCTCCGCGCCGACGGGGAGCGCGAGTTCATGTTCTACCGCAACCCCAGCGCCGACATGCTCCTCACCCACGCCGAGCTCAACGCCGAGCTCATCAagagg GCTGCCGTATTCCATTATGGATCAATAAGCTTGATTGCTGAGCCCTGCCGGTCAGCACATTTGCGTGCCATGGAGATTGCCAAAGAAGCTGGTGCGCTGCTGTCTTATGACCCGAATCTTAGGGAGGCATTGTGGCCGTCCCGTGAGGAGGCTCGCACCCAGATCTTAAGCATCTGGGACCAGGCAGACATTGTCAAGGTCAGTGAGGTCGAGCTTGAGTTCTTGACTGGCATCGACTCGGTGGAGGATGATGTTGTCATGAAGCTGTGGCGGCCTACCATGAAGCTCCTccttgttactcttggagatcAAGGGTGCAAGTACTATGCCAGG GATTTCCGTGGAGCTGTCCCATCCTACAAGGTACAGCAAGTTGATACAACAGGTGCAGGTGATGCGTTTGTTGGTGCTCTGCTCCGAAAAATTGTCCAAGATCCATCATCATTGCAA GATCAGAAGAGGCTTGAGGCAGCAATTAAATTTGCCAATGCATGTGGAGCAATCACCACCACAAAGAAAGGGGCAATCCCATCACTGCCCTCTGAAGTTGAGGTCTTGCAGCTGATGGAGAGTGCTTAG
- the LOC102705391 gene encoding selenoprotein F: MGRSVCVAAAVALALMCCSGVCLGGERLGARECEELGFTGLALCSDCNALAEFVKDQELVEDCRKCCTEDSDDSISKHTFSGAVIEVCMRKLVFYPEVVGFLEEDKDDFPYVETRYVYGSPPKLIMLDDKGDQKETIRIDNWKREHIRQFLKEKVKPAKSDS, translated from the exons ATGGGTCGATCTGTttgcgtggcggcggccgtcgcccTGGCGCTCATGTGCTGCTCCGGGGTCTGCCTCGGCGGGGAGCGGCTCGGGGCGAGGGAGTGCGAGGAGCTGGGGTTCACCGGCCTCGCGCTCTGCTCCGACTGCAACGCCCTCGCGGAGTTCGTCAAGGACCAAG AGCTGGTGGAAGACTGCCGTAAATGTTGTACAGAGGATTCAGATGATTCTATCAGTAAG CACACATTCTCTGGTGCAGTTATTGAGGTGTGCATGAGAAAGCTTGTGTTTTATCCAGAAGTCGTGGGCTTCCTCGAAGAGGATAAAGACGACTTCCCTTATGTGGAAACTCGTTATGTCTATGGCTCTCCACCAAAGCTCATTATGCTTGATGACAAGGGCGACCAGAAGGAGACTATAAG GATCGACAACTGGAAAAGGGAGCACATTCGGCAATTTCTCAAAGAGAAGGTGAAGCCAGCGAAGTCAGACAGCTGA
- the LOC102705677 gene encoding uncharacterized protein LOC102705677 produces MARTEKVAGDGCSGGGGGGEGQVEVEVGLGVGVDGKGMTECRICQEEGEEDAMDSPCACTGTLKFAHRKCIQRWCDKKGNITCEICNQVYSPNYVLPPTKCCSDEMDMDLRQSWVGRIDPHDSHFLAIAIAEQQLLQAEFDDCVSSNSSGATCCRTIILILMLLLLVRHVVVFVRDVSMLQDATVLFSATLQFAGFFLPCYVIARSCYAFQHRRRRQV; encoded by the exons ATGGCGCGCACCGAGAAGGTTGCCGGCGATGGCTGctccggtggtggtggtggtggtgaagggcaggtggaggtggaggtcgggttgggggtgggggtggacGGGAAGGGGATGACGGAGTGCCGGATATGccaggaggagggggaggaggacgccATGGACTCCCCCTGCGCCTGCACGGGCACACTCAAG TTCGCCCACAGGAAATGCATACAAAGATGGTGTGACAAGAAGGGGAACATCACATGTGAAATCTGCAACCAG GTTTACTCTCCAAATTATGTCCTTCCTCCAACCAAGTGTTGTTCCGATGAAATGGACATGGACCTCAG GCAAAGTTGGGTTGGACGAATTGATCCCCATGATTCCCATTTTcttgccattgccattgcagagcagcagctgctgcaagCTGAATTTGATGATTGTGTATCCTCAAATTCAAGTGGTGCCACATGCTGCCGaactattattttaatt TTGATGTTACTTTTGCTTGTGCGCCATGTAGTCGTGTTTGTGAGAGATGTTAGCATGCTGCAGGATGCAACGGTGTTGTTCAGC GCAACTCTTCAGTTCGCAGGATTCTTTCTTCCTTGTTATGTTATAGCCCGTTCTTGCTATGCCTTTCAACACCGGAGGCGAAGACAG GTTTAG
- the LOC102705963 gene encoding uncharacterized protein LOC102705963 isoform X4 gives MASAATLPKLRLVPRCRSHFQAIDPVHAHVKNCNACKCQIPTHGARRSRPVLPVSAVGSGRDSSVAEGERKSDLSLQNVKTSVVSRDDEEINVRVDLPGKVTQKVFDEALTSLARDAPPVPGFRKSKGGRTSNIPSSILLQMLGKSRVTKFVLQEILSITVGDFVKKENLKVNPEIKTTQSEEELESSFIPGSAFSFNVTLQLEKPESGEASEKSESDEASEKSESDEASEESS, from the exons ATGGCGTCAGCTGCGACACTCCCGAAGCTTCGGTTGGTGCCAAGATGCCGCAGCCACTTCCAG GCGATCGATCCGGTCCATGCCCATGTCAAGAACTGCAATGCTTGCAAGTGTCAGATACCTACCCATGG CGCGAGAAGAAGTCGTCCTGTCCTGCCGGTGTCGGCAGTTGGATCAG GCCGGGACTCATCGGTTGCTGAAGGCGAGAGAAAGAGTGACCTGTCTCTGCAGAACGTCAAGACATCGGTTGTGTCACGCGACGATGAAGAGATCAAT GTAAGAGTGGATTTGCCTGGAAAGGTGACACAAAAGGTGTTTGATGAAGCCTTGACAAGCTTGGCTCGTGATGCACCGCCAGTTCCAGGTTTTAGGAAGTCCAAAGGAG GGAGAACATCAAAT ATACCAAGCAGCATTCTCCTGCAAATGCTTGGCAAAAGCCGGGTTACCAAGTTCGTTCTTCAGGAAATACTCAGCATAACTGTTGGTGATTTTGTGAAGAAG GAAAACCTGAAGGTGAACCCTGAAATCAAGACAACtcagtcagaagaagagctcGAGTCATCGTTTATACCGGGTTCAGCATTCAGTTTCAATGTCACTCTGCAGCTTGAGAAGCCTGAGTCTGGTGAAGCTTCTGAGAAGTCTGAATCTGATGAGGCTTCTGAGAAGTCTGAATCTGACGAGGCTTCTGAGGAGTCTTCTTAg
- the LOC102705963 gene encoding uncharacterized protein LOC102705963 isoform X3, whose amino-acid sequence MASAATLPKLRLVPRCRSHFQAIDPVHAHVKNCNACKCQIPTHGARRSRPVLPVSAVGSGNAGRDSSVAEGERKSDLSLQNVKTSVVSRDDEEINVRVDLPGKVTQKVFDEALTSLARDAPPVPGFRKSKGGRTSNIPSSILLQMLGKSRVTKFVLQEILSITVGDFVKKENLKVNPEIKTTQSEEELESSFIPGSAFSFNVTLQLEKPESGEASEKSESDEASEKSESDEASEESS is encoded by the exons ATGGCGTCAGCTGCGACACTCCCGAAGCTTCGGTTGGTGCCAAGATGCCGCAGCCACTTCCAG GCGATCGATCCGGTCCATGCCCATGTCAAGAACTGCAATGCTTGCAAGTGTCAGATACCTACCCATGG CGCGAGAAGAAGTCGTCCTGTCCTGCCGGTGTCGGCAGTTGGATCAG GAAATGCAGGCCGGGACTCATCGGTTGCTGAAGGCGAGAGAAAGAGTGACCTGTCTCTGCAGAACGTCAAGACATCGGTTGTGTCACGCGACGATGAAGAGATCAAT GTAAGAGTGGATTTGCCTGGAAAGGTGACACAAAAGGTGTTTGATGAAGCCTTGACAAGCTTGGCTCGTGATGCACCGCCAGTTCCAGGTTTTAGGAAGTCCAAAGGAG GGAGAACATCAAAT ATACCAAGCAGCATTCTCCTGCAAATGCTTGGCAAAAGCCGGGTTACCAAGTTCGTTCTTCAGGAAATACTCAGCATAACTGTTGGTGATTTTGTGAAGAAG GAAAACCTGAAGGTGAACCCTGAAATCAAGACAACtcagtcagaagaagagctcGAGTCATCGTTTATACCGGGTTCAGCATTCAGTTTCAATGTCACTCTGCAGCTTGAGAAGCCTGAGTCTGGTGAAGCTTCTGAGAAGTCTGAATCTGATGAGGCTTCTGAGAAGTCTGAATCTGACGAGGCTTCTGAGGAGTCTTCTTAg
- the LOC102705963 gene encoding uncharacterized protein LOC102705963 isoform X2 — MASAATLPKLRLVPRCRSHFQAIDPVHAHVKNCNACKCQIPTHGLLVSSARRSRPVLPVSAVGSGRDSSVAEGERKSDLSLQNVKTSVVSRDDEEINVRVDLPGKVTQKVFDEALTSLARDAPPVPGFRKSKGGRTSNIPSSILLQMLGKSRVTKFVLQEILSITVGDFVKKENLKVNPEIKTTQSEEELESSFIPGSAFSFNVTLQLEKPESGEASEKSESDEASEKSESDEASEESS; from the exons ATGGCGTCAGCTGCGACACTCCCGAAGCTTCGGTTGGTGCCAAGATGCCGCAGCCACTTCCAG GCGATCGATCCGGTCCATGCCCATGTCAAGAACTGCAATGCTTGCAAGTGTCAGATACCTACCCATGG GTTGCTTGTTTCCAGCGCGAGAAGAAGTCGTCCTGTCCTGCCGGTGTCGGCAGTTGGATCAG GCCGGGACTCATCGGTTGCTGAAGGCGAGAGAAAGAGTGACCTGTCTCTGCAGAACGTCAAGACATCGGTTGTGTCACGCGACGATGAAGAGATCAAT GTAAGAGTGGATTTGCCTGGAAAGGTGACACAAAAGGTGTTTGATGAAGCCTTGACAAGCTTGGCTCGTGATGCACCGCCAGTTCCAGGTTTTAGGAAGTCCAAAGGAG GGAGAACATCAAAT ATACCAAGCAGCATTCTCCTGCAAATGCTTGGCAAAAGCCGGGTTACCAAGTTCGTTCTTCAGGAAATACTCAGCATAACTGTTGGTGATTTTGTGAAGAAG GAAAACCTGAAGGTGAACCCTGAAATCAAGACAACtcagtcagaagaagagctcGAGTCATCGTTTATACCGGGTTCAGCATTCAGTTTCAATGTCACTCTGCAGCTTGAGAAGCCTGAGTCTGGTGAAGCTTCTGAGAAGTCTGAATCTGATGAGGCTTCTGAGAAGTCTGAATCTGACGAGGCTTCTGAGGAGTCTTCTTAg
- the LOC102705963 gene encoding uncharacterized protein LOC102705963 isoform X1, which produces MASAATLPKLRLVPRCRSHFQAIDPVHAHVKNCNACKCQIPTHGLLVSSARRSRPVLPVSAVGSGNAGRDSSVAEGERKSDLSLQNVKTSVVSRDDEEINVRVDLPGKVTQKVFDEALTSLARDAPPVPGFRKSKGGRTSNIPSSILLQMLGKSRVTKFVLQEILSITVGDFVKKENLKVNPEIKTTQSEEELESSFIPGSAFSFNVTLQLEKPESGEASEKSESDEASEKSESDEASEESS; this is translated from the exons ATGGCGTCAGCTGCGACACTCCCGAAGCTTCGGTTGGTGCCAAGATGCCGCAGCCACTTCCAG GCGATCGATCCGGTCCATGCCCATGTCAAGAACTGCAATGCTTGCAAGTGTCAGATACCTACCCATGG GTTGCTTGTTTCCAGCGCGAGAAGAAGTCGTCCTGTCCTGCCGGTGTCGGCAGTTGGATCAG GAAATGCAGGCCGGGACTCATCGGTTGCTGAAGGCGAGAGAAAGAGTGACCTGTCTCTGCAGAACGTCAAGACATCGGTTGTGTCACGCGACGATGAAGAGATCAAT GTAAGAGTGGATTTGCCTGGAAAGGTGACACAAAAGGTGTTTGATGAAGCCTTGACAAGCTTGGCTCGTGATGCACCGCCAGTTCCAGGTTTTAGGAAGTCCAAAGGAG GGAGAACATCAAAT ATACCAAGCAGCATTCTCCTGCAAATGCTTGGCAAAAGCCGGGTTACCAAGTTCGTTCTTCAGGAAATACTCAGCATAACTGTTGGTGATTTTGTGAAGAAG GAAAACCTGAAGGTGAACCCTGAAATCAAGACAACtcagtcagaagaagagctcGAGTCATCGTTTATACCGGGTTCAGCATTCAGTTTCAATGTCACTCTGCAGCTTGAGAAGCCTGAGTCTGGTGAAGCTTCTGAGAAGTCTGAATCTGATGAGGCTTCTGAGAAGTCTGAATCTGACGAGGCTTCTGAGGAGTCTTCTTAg
- the LOC102716928 gene encoding probable membrane-associated 30 kDa protein, chloroplastic — translation MEIRAPPTSLRLAPPPAAASASFRRVALRTSFLNGSVSLKIIQVRQSNVNRFKCNGIRSNLIDRLSRVVKSYANAVLSSFEDPEKILDQAVLEMNDDLTKMRQATAQVLASQKRLENKYKAAEQASDDWYRRAQLALQKGDEDLAREALKRRKSYADNASSLREQLDQQKGVVENLISNTRILESKIAEAKQKKDTLKARAQSAKTSTKVSEMLGNVNTSSALSAFEKMEEKVMAMESQAEALGQLATDDLEGKFALLETSSVDDDLAQMKKELSGSASKGVLPPGRTAVSNSGAARPFRDIEIENELNELRNKANEY, via the exons ATGGAGATTagggcgccgccgacgagcctgaggctcgcgccgccgccggcggcggcctcggccagCTTCCGCCGGGTCGCGCTCAGGACCTCCTTCCTCAACGGCAGCG TTTCACTTAAAATCATTCAAGTACGCCAATCAAATGTCAACAGGTTTAAGTGCAATGGCATAAGAAGTAACCTCATTGATAGACTATCTAGGGTTGTCAAG TCCTATGCAAATGCAGTTTTAAGTTCATTTGAAGACCCTGAAAAGATCTTAGATCAGGCTGTTTTGGAAATGAATGATGATTTGACAAAGATGCGGCAAGCCACTGCACAG gTTTTGGCTTCTCAAAAGCGGCTTGAGAACAAGTACAAAGCTGCCGAACAAGCATCTGATGATTG GTATCGGAGGGCTCAACTTGCTCTTCAGAAGGGCGATGAGGATCTTGCTCGTGAAGCCCTTAAGCGGCGTAAATCATATGCT GACAATGCAAGCTCCTTAAGGGAGCAACTTGATCAGCAGAAGGGCGTTGTTGAGAACCTGATATCAAATACTCGG ATTCTTGAGAGCAAGATAGCAGAGGCAAAGCAGAAAAAGGATACCTTAAAAGCCCGTGCTCAATCAGCCAA GACTTCAACAAAAGTGAGCGAAATGTTGGGGAATGTAAATACAAGTAGTGCCCTTTCAGCATTTGagaaaatggaggaaaaaG TTATGGCAATGGAATCACAAGCAGAGGCACTCGGTCAGTTGGCAACTGATGATCTTGAAGGAAAG TTTGCATTGCTCGAGACATCATCTGTTGATGACGATCTCGCACAGATGAAAAAAGAACTGTCTGGAAGTGCTTCG AAAGGGGTTCTTCCTCCAGGTAGAACAGCAGTCAGCAATTCAGGCGCAGCACGCCCTTTCCGAGACATCGAGATTGAGAATGAGCTAAATGAGCTGCGGAATAAGGCCAATGAGTATTAG
- the LOC102706240 gene encoding cytochrome b561 and DOMON domain-containing protein At3g07570-like, with product MDRIMAPSVLLVVLCFVSSSSLLVRSQTSTDSCAAALSVGGLPFNTTGLDCFQAWTTQDFVLRFGKDASGSSVWNFVLSAPDSGGYISVGFSPNGRMVGSSAVAGWMTSSGAGTAAQYYLGGTSSRSCPSGQGKLALSRAAGPTIVSQGSRLYLAFQFSGQPLTDLVYAVGPSGSLPGSNGLLPQHQDMTSGTITLPAGTSGGGGGGSTSSGGGGGGTYASDDGKEGGEGKGKSNSKHSGDGDGDEGKGGTRSSASSSAASGGGGGLNSKRRHGVLAVISWGAMIPAGVAMARFLKRFDPLWFYAHAIVQGLGFVVGAVAIVAGFRLDDEDEVAAHKAIGIAVLVCACLQVMAVLARPIKESKVRKYWNWYHHYVGRAAVVLGVGNIFYGLSLAKEGQEWSYVYGIFVGVCAVAYLVLEEWRRRH from the exons ATGGACAGAATCATGGCGCCGTCCGTGTTGCTGGTGGTGCTCTGCTTCGTCAGCTCGAGCTCGCTGCTGGTGAGGTCGCAGACGTCGACGGACTCGTGCGCTGCCGCGCTCAGCGTCGGCGGCCTCCCCTTCAACACCACCGGCCTCGACTGCTTCCAGGCATGGACGACGCAGGACTTCGTCCTCAGG TTCGGGAAGGACGCGTCGGGGAGCAGCGTGTGGAACTTCGTGCTGTCGGCGCCGGACAGCGGCGGGTACATCTCCGTCGGGTTCTCGCCGAACGGGCGGATGGTGGGGAGCAGCGCGGTGGCCGGCTGGATGACGTCCTCCGgcgcgggcacggcggcgcagTACTACCTCGGCGGGACGAGCTCCCGGTCGTGCCCGTCGGGCCAGGGGAAGCTGGCGCTGTCGCGCGCCGCGGGACCGACCATCGTGTCGCAGGGCTCGAGGCTCTACCTCGCGTTCCAGTTCTCCGGCCAGCCGCTCACCGACCTCGTCTACGCCGTCGGCCCCAGCGGCAGCCTGCCGGGCTCCAACGGGCTGCTCCCGCAGCACCAGGACATGACGAGCGGCACCATCACCCTCCCCGCCggcaccagcggcggcggtggcggcgggagcacatctagcggcggcggcggcggcggtacgTACGCCA GCGACGATGGCAAGGAGGGCGGCGAAGGGAAGGGCAAGAGTAACAGCAAGCACTcaggagacggcgacggcgacgaagggAAAGGCGGAACAAGGTCCTCGGCGTCCAGCTCagcagcgagcggcggcggcggcggcctcaaCTCgaagcggcggcacggcgtgCTCGCGGTGATCAGCTGGGGCGCGATGATCCCCGCCGGCGTGGCGATGGCGCGCTTCCTGAAGCGGTTCGACCCGCTCTGGTTCTACGCGCACGCCATCGTCCAGGGTCTCGGGTTCGTGGTCGGCGCGGTGGCCATCGTCGCCGGGTTCAGGCtcgacgacgaagacgaggTCGCTGCCCACAAGGCGATCGGCATCGCCGTCCTCGTCTGCGCCTGCCTGCAGGTGATGGCGGTGCTGGCGAGGCCGATCAAGGAGTCCAAGGTGCGCAAGTACTGGAACTGGTACCACCACTAcgtcggccgcgccgccgtcgtcctcggcgTCGGCAACATCTTCTACGGCCTGTCGCTGGCCAAGGAAGGGCAGGAGTGGAGCTACGTCTACGGCATCTTCGTCGGCGTTTGCGCCGTCGCGTACCTCGTCCTCGAGGAGTGGAGGCGCAGGCATTGA
- the LOC102717212 gene encoding cytochrome b561 and DOMON domain-containing protein At3g07570-like: MTTEAVYDPRIQNVSRVLIPSSRITSWLHYAFTVSLPRSPAKCCERLRAMKPRSSCSVNHGAPAVAVILAVVWCCLSSVARSQSSDSCSGSLAGVGKLIPFDTSNLTCLDAWSSENFVVRYASSGGTWSFVLSAPDKGGYVAVGFSPDGAMVGSSAVAGWSSGNGVGGVVKQYKLGGTSSGSCPPDQGSLTLVAKNTLVVAQSSRIYVAFQFTAPQPTPYLIYAVGPSNTKPSSGNYLAQHRTYTSAAVNYVAGTTSSAGGGFDTKKWHGAMAGLGWGVLMPVGIALARYFKKHDPFWFYAHISVQGVGFVLGVAGIVAGFKLSDDAPGADTHKALGITILVFGCLQVLAFLARPDKSSKVRRYWNWYHHYVGRAAVACAAVNIFIGLHIAHEGNATRVAYGIFLAVLALIAVFLEVKLWRRSR; encoded by the exons ATGACGACAGAGGCAGTTTACGATCCACGAATTCAGAATGTCTCTAGAGTGCTCATACCATCATCAAGGATCACGAGCTGGTTGCATTACGCGTTCACTGTCAGCCTGCCTCGTTCACCAGCCAAGTGCT gCGAGAGATTAAGGGCGATGAAGCCGAGATCGAGCTGCTCCGTGAATCATggggcgccggcggtggcagtgATCCTGGCGGTGGTGTGGTGCTGCCTGAGCTCGGTGGCGAGGTCTCAGTCGAGCGACTCGTGCTCCGGGAGCCTCGCCGGAGTGGGCAAGCTGATACCGTTCGACACCTCCAACCTCACCTGCCTCGACGCCTGGAGCAGCGAGAACTTCGTCGTCCGC TATGCGAGCAGCGGGGGCACGTGGAGCTTCGTGCTGTCGGCGCCGGACAAGGGCGGGTACGTGGCGGTGGGGTTCTCGCCGGACGGGGCCATGGTGGGGAGCAGCGCGGTGGCCGGGTGGAGCAGCGGCAACGGCGTGGGCGGCGTGGTGAAGCAGTACAAGCTCGGGGGGACGAGCTCCGGCAGCTGCCCGCCGGACCAGGGCAGCCTGACGCTGGTGGCGAAGAACACCCTCGTGGTGGCGCAGTCGTCGCGGATCTACGTCGCGTTCCAGTTCACGGCGCCGCAGCCGACGCCGTACCTCATCTACGCCGTCGGCCCGTCGAACACCAAGCCCTCCTCCGGCAACTACCTGGCGCAGCACCGGACCtacacctccgccgccgtcaacTACGTCGCCGGCACGACGTCGAGCGCCGGCGGGGGGTTCGACACGAAGAAGTGGCACGGCGCGATGGCCGGCCTCGGCTGGGGCGTGCTGATGCCGGTGGGCATCGCGCTGGCGCGCTACTTCAAGAAGCACGACCCGTTCTGGTTCTACGCGCACATCTCCGTGCAGGGCGTCGGCTTCGtgctcggcgtcgccggcaTCGTCGCCGGCTTCAAGCTCAGCGACGACGCCCCCGGCGCCGACACCCACAAGGCGCTCGGCATCACCATCCTCGTGTTCGGCTGCCTCCAGGTGCTCGCCTTCCTGGCGCGCCCGGACAAGTCGTCCAAGGTGAGGAGGTACTGGAACTGGTACCACCACTAcgtcggccgcgccgccgtcgcctgcgccgccgtcaACATCTTCATCGGCCTGCACATCGCCCACGAGGGCAACGCCACCCGCGTCGCCTACGGCATCTTCCTCGCCGTGCTGGCGCTCATCGCCGTGTTCCTCGAGGTCAAGCTCTGGCGGCGGAGCCGGTGA
- the LOC102706518 gene encoding RHOMBOID-like protein 13: MGKPLIYEILEKPASSSVIGICSLIWFFIQKRSIGYGDVGLSYEAAMEGGQYWRIITSALSHISVVHLVFNMSALWSLGVVEQLGQIGLGVEYYLHYTLVLVVLSGLLVLGFYHVMIQKFRVEYFRRVTAVGYSCVVFGWMTILATKQPSSKLNLFGVLSLPISFAPFESLIFTSIMVPQASFIGHLSGIIVGYSIAWGLVHGMNNYWAITMLGWIALVFVLSLKRTGSMELRFIEIEPVTDPSLPSVGVVASRNGRTLQMDVLPRRGVADIV; this comes from the coding sequence ATGGGCAAGCCTCTGATCTATGAGATATTGGAGAAGCCGGCCAGTAGCAGCGTCATCGGCATTTGCTCGCTGATCTGGTTCTTCATCCAGAAGAGGAGCATTGGGTACGGAGATGTTGGGCTGAGCTATGAGGCCGCCATGGAGGGCGGGCAGTACTGGAGGATCATCACCTCCGCACTCTCGCACATCAGTGTGGTGCATTTGGTGTTCAACATGAGTGCACTGTGGAGCCTCGGCGTCGTCGAGCAGTTGGGGCAGATTGGGCTCGGTGTGGAGTACTACCTCCACTACACGCTCGTGCTCGTGGTGCTGTCTGGATTGCTTGTTCTTGGGTTCTACCATGTGATGATCCAGAAGTTCAGGGTGGAGTATTTCAGGAGGGTGACTGCTGTTGGGTATTCCTGTGTCGTGTTCGGGTGGATGACGATTCTGGCCACAAAGCAGCCGTCGTCGAAGCTGAATCTGTTTGGGGTTCTTTCGCTGCCGATCAGCTTCGCACCGTTCGAGTCGCTGATATTCACATCGATCATGGTTCCGCAGGCAAGCTTCATTGGCCACTTGTCCGGGATCATTGTCGGCTACTCAATTGCGTGGGGTTTGGTTCACGGAATGAACAACTACTGGGCGATCACCATGCTTGGTTGGATTGCGCTTGTGTTTGTCTTGAGCTTGAAGCGTACAGGGTCCATGGAGTTGAGATTTATTGAGATCGAGCCAGTTACCGATCCCTCGCTGCCTTCTGTTGGTGTGGTTGCCTCCAGAAATGGTAGAACTCTTCAGATGGATGTGCTTCCCAGAAGAGGAGTTGCAGACATCGTATGA